The following nucleotide sequence is from Mangifera indica cultivar Alphonso chromosome 1, CATAS_Mindica_2.1, whole genome shotgun sequence.
ATTCAcaaacattatttttcatattcgAACACTTAGGTGAAACCCCGAATAACTATTGAAGTGGGTGAAAGCTCTGAACCACTATAAATCTTGAGCATTTTTTTTCCCTACTCTCTTTACTTTAtgcattatatttatgttattcgttttgataaattgttgaaTATTATCTATGTTTGATTGCTTGAGTAAATTTGTTGAACATTGatatagtttgaatatttttgttgaaattgtttgtAAAATTGTGATTGATTGAAAATTTGCTTAAggaattttatttagttaaaaaattttaaataatcctattcatCTCCCTCTAGGATTATTAGCCATTTAaggtttttcaattggtatcagagtttAGACTTTAGGTTcataaattcaacaaattttagagtttaagatcTTTTTAAAATGGCTGGTGCATCTACCTCTTTGTTTGGTGAAGGAGATAACATTACTAAAGCACCATTGTTTTGTGGGTTAAACTACACTCAATGGAAAATTATGATGAAACTTCACATTCAATCTATAGATTATAcgttatgaaaaataattgaaaatgatgactTTGTGCCTAGGGACCCTAGAATAAATTTACctaaaaataaagatgatttgatgagaaagatgaaaaattgatgaGTTTAAATGCAAAGGTTatgaatatgttgttttgtgCATTGGACTCAACTAAATTTAATAATGTATTATGATGTGATTCAACCTAAGAAGTATAGACTAACCTAAGAAGAATGGACTAACCTTCAAACCACTTATAAAGGTACAAAGCAAGTGAAAGAGTTCAAAATCAAGCTTCTCTTTCATGAGTATAAAttgttcaaaatgaaattagaaGAGAATGTAACTGATATGTACAAgaggttttcaaactttgtcaATGATCTTAGTAGACTTGGAAAGAAGTTTAAGGCCATTGAGTTTGTGAAGAAGATATTTCAATCATTACTAGAATAATGGAGAATGAAGGTGACCACTATTGAATAATCAAAAGACCTAAGCAAAATTGGTATGAATGAGCTTATTAGAAGCCTATTAACAtttgagatgaaaagaaatCCTAAGGAAGAGGAGACTAAGTCTAAGAAGAACATTGCTTTGAAAGTAGAAAATGATGGTGATGATTATTCAACAAATGAGGAAGATGTGAGTATTCTTGCAAGGAAATTCAATAAGTTTCTTTCAAGAAGCAAAGACAAGAAATTCtccaaaacaaaatacaagAAGGATAGTGACAATGAAGTTATATGCCATGAATGCAAGAGGCCCAGTCACATCTAACGAGAGTGTTCTAAACTCATGAAGAGGAGAAAGGagaagaagtaaaaaaaaaagtgcttgTAGCCATTTAGAGCAGAAGCAACGATTCAAGAAATGAAAGTGAGTCAAAGCATGAAAGAGTCAATTTATGTTTTATGGCTATGAGCGAATCGGAGGGAGAGGGTAACAACTATAAAACTTACTCTTTTAGTAAATTTCAAAAAGCATTTAATTGTCTCATGGATGAATACAAATGCATGTGTGCTAAAAAAATCATTGAGAAAACAATTGATATGCATTAAGAATGATCATGAAAATCTCATTAGTGAGCATGCTAACCTCAAGAAAGAACTTGagtttgttaaaaataaaaaaattttagcattAAATGAGTTAGAAAAGCTTAAAGGTGAAAATGATGCATTGCTTGAAAAAGTAACTAAATCAAATGAGATTTTAGATAAACTCAAGACAGGCACAAAAAGATTAGATGAGATGTTTGCATCTTAAAGATGTGTATTAACAAAGAAGGCCTAGGCTATAATGGAATTAATCCTTTTACTAAATCATATAGGTCATTAAagaataatcatttattttatttaaaatgtaaattttgtgttttttattggTCATATTGTTGGAAAGTATCTAATTAGGAAtgaaaaaccatttaaaataaagaaggtTTAAGTTCCTAAAAAGACATTAAAAACTAACCTTGATGGAGCCAAAACCATTTGGGTGCCAAAgaaaacttgaatatttttgtCGGTGTGTCTTATAGCATTAGAATTAAATGTTGCAAAATAAATAGCCATGCAAGGCACATATCTAGGTAATGGAGATAAGAGCACCAAGatactttgaaaattataatttcgtCAAGATAAGAGCTTAGAATGTCAAATTAGTACATAAACTTTTCTCTTAATTCAACCATATGAGTTTGATTGTTGGTTGGTTAGTTGCttgaatatatattctttaatatacTTTTGGTTAAGTGCTCATTAATATGATGTTGATAATAATTGAATGATGcatttgaattaattgaatgaATTCATTTGTATCTTGATTAGTATGTGATGATATTTGCATATTCTATTATTGAAATGTTTCAAAGATGTATGAATATGTGACATATGATATAAGTTTGATCGTTTAAATGCATTCGACGCTTATTGcaaaattgagtcaaatcaaTGCAAACTTATGTTCAAATTTAGTCATAACTTGATCTACATAAATTCTTCTCAAAGTGAATCAAGATATTTAAGATTTGTATTTTGTGGTGTTTTGATTTAATACATAATTCGTGTGtttaattcattgtttttcaacttaaaatttttgaaaaatcatgtatctctttatataaatgtctattcatgattttttggcatatcatcaaattttgaggaacatattatttttgttactcAACTTATTCTCATGTTTATGTTAATTATCATGTTCATAGTTGTGAATGATATTAATATCTAagtatcaattttgaaaatttgtataaatacctAGTTGACATAGcatctaacatatttttaatgcTTTTGATATTTTCCTTGAATATTTCTATTGATTATCTTGATGatgttttgagtttaaattatatactttgaattttattgaCTTGAGAAGATATATTGATTGAAAaggaatttatcaaaaatatagtGGACACCATGCCAAAATTTTTCCAAAACCTTATCATATGAACTTGCTTTAACATGAAAGCTTGgtaaatatttttgtcaatatAGACATTGACTAAGGGAGAGAAAGTTTTCAAATTAGTATTGCTTTAgcctttaattgaaaatcaaatgaaaattgttctttaatttatcttccctctattattgttttttatttatgataaaaagagagagatattggttaagtttaaaaagtttaaatgtctttataaaatgaaaatgaaaaaaatgggAGATTTTTTTAAGACCAAAATGAACTATATTGTTAAAGTTATGGGGAGTCTTTTAAGTGAGGGGAAGCTCTAAACTCTTTAAATGGTTTTTTCAAtacttaaacttaagttttgtcatcaataaaaaaaggGAGATTTTTGAACCCCTAGATGTTTTGATTTtgccaaaactaagtttaaagttgttagtttatatttattaagctTACTAAGTCCATAGCATAAGATTCTTATAATTGAAAGATgaatgaaatttatgttttcaacttTTCAGTCATGGGATTCTTATCCCCAAATGTGGGATGCCCATCCCCTATAGGACACTGGTTTCTTTGCTAGTCCCATGTCTGTCTTTACAAGTTTGGAGCTCTTGAAATTTTTGACAAATGAACAGGATGCTCATTCTCAAAACAAGAACACTCATCCTTATGATTGGGATGTTCATTCCTCTATGGGTTCCCTACCTATCCTTTCATGTATAAAGCATTCCAAAATTGAATTCTAAAGGTGCAAAGAAGGTACTCAAATACATGAAAGGTACTTTAAGTTTTGGTTTATGCTTTAGTTCTAAAAGTTTGTTACAACTGAACTATTTCTCTAATGTTGATTAGGCTAGCTGTCTTTATGACAAAAAATCAATTACTGGGTATTATCTTAAACTTAGGCCAAATCTTATTCAGTAGAGCTCCATAAATAGAAGGTAGTTGTCTTATCCTCAACTAAAGCAAAATACAGGGCTTGTCTTATCCTCAAAAAATCAACTACTCTAATTATCTCAAATGACTACTAAAATAACATGGGTGAAAAGTCTGTTTACAAAATTAAGGTTGTAGTTCTCTGGTTCCCTTGTAATATGGTATGATAATTAGAATGCAAGTTCATTGATAGCAAATCCAATATATCATTCAAAGACCAAACACATAGAGATTGATGCCCATTACATTAGAGAACAAGTTACTAGGAAACAATTGGTCATTCAATATATACCCTCTGAGTATCAAAAGGTTGATGTCCTGACAAAGCCATTGGCTACTGGGAAGTTTGTCACACTAAGGGATGGTCTAACTCTATCTAGCTcagagaaatttttatttggaaaaCTAGATCAAGTTACTAGTGCTACTTAGTATGAAAAGTTATCTGGTGATGAGGTATAGTCTTAAATGCAAGAGAAATATGGCCTCTGAAGGAGGAGTTTGGCATGTGCATATATGATTTAGAGTTATGGAATATAGTTATGGTATGGAGTTGTGATATGGAGATTATGAGATGTCTAAAAGTTGTTCATTTGCACTCTATTGCATTGTGCAAATATCATAGTATAATGCTTTGAAGTAGCATATGGAATTATGAAGTGAGTTGTGGTATAAAGTTATGATGTATAATGCTTCAAAGTAACATTTTGGAGTTGCATTGTGCAAATGTCTTCGTGACATGTGTAGGTATGACTTGAAGTTATGAAATACAGTTCTAATATAGTGGTGTGATATAGAGTTATGCAGTTTAGTGTTTTGAAGTATGCATTGTGTAAATATTTGAGAGCTGCCTATGTTAGAATTGCTTGTGTTATAGAATGTTAGCAGCTCGAATTTTGAATAATGAGTGAAGCCTTACTTAGGCTTTTCATAAAAGATTTCACTAGAAGAGTCATCACTAATAGAGGTTTTAGAGAGCTTAGCTTAAAGCAGGGTGTTGGTATAAGATATAAAATGTCGTGGCAAAAGATGTAAATTCCCATTAGTGTACACGTGACTTGTATTTGCTTGATACATGTATATGTAAACTTAACTCAAAGTGTTTATGAATTTtgtatatcaattttttgtttttccaaaataatgaaaatatttaaaaagatgaaaatgcatTCGAAATGTTTATCTAAAGAcacaaagaaaagaataaaaaatacgAAATTAATTATCTACGCAACAACCCTGATTGTTAATTGCTGATTTAAACCCTGATTATCAAAATCGCTAATGTTAAAGCCTGATTTAAAAAAGGGACTCATTACCACTTTTCGccaattgtttctttttttttttttttcttgttcaacTTTTAGACTCTGAATCGGACTACGACCGTACACTTCACGACGTCAACACAAGTCAAAGAAATGAAAAGGTTGAATTTCTAAACTAACGGGCCCTAAGTTGACCTCACTTAAACCTTATGATCCAGAGCCTTTATAATTTTAGGCATGCAGGGCATCTTctgggaaaaagagaaaaaacacaataaaatagaaataggCAAGGCAATTTccaggaaaaaagaaagatgaagagaCAACAGAGATACAAATATTATTGGTGAGAATGAGAGGAAAAAGCTCCTTAATGCTTTTAAGAAACTTCGTTGAAAGCAAAATAAATGAGCACATAGAAGCTTTTAAGAAATGGAATGAAACCTCATTTCATAAAGTGAACATTCCAAatcttgatttttctttttttttttttaattttcttctctttaatcTGCTTAATCATTAAGAAAGAAGACAAACAGACATGGAGAATGGTCACGATAAACAAACATCAGGATCTGAGGAACGCAGAACCATTCATGACTGTGCTCAGTTGGGGGATATTGATGGATTTCAGAAGCTACTTCAGGATGATCCATCGCTTCTCAATGAAAGAAATCCATTTGtaagatttatattttttcagtgtaatttttttaattaacatgaaTATATTCACTTGAAAGAATTGGATTTTGTCAGTTGGTTCTTTAGaagaattttgataaaaaattgtcgTAAATGTTAAACGGGTCTTagacaaaaaagaataaaggtTTTCGAAATTAAGAATGgaacaaaaattaagtttcttCAAATTAATCGATTTATGTACAATTAAGCTGAGTCtgtttgtcttccaatttatgtattcattttgttttaagtGCAGATTTTCGAGACACCCCTTCATGTCTCTGCTTTTAACAACAAGACTGAAATAGTGAAATTTCTGCTTGAATGGAAAGGAGATGATAAAGCTGACATGGAAGGGAAAAATATCGTATGTgttctttattaatattctgGAGAGAAATCTAACCATGCAAGTAAAAATGTCATTGCTTAATtggaaaaacaaatatatattttaggtcGTTGATGTGTTGAGTCTTGCAGTATGGAGAAACTCCGTTGCATTTAGCAGCAAAGAATGGGTGCAATGAAGCTGCCCGATTACTTCTTGCTCATGGTGCTCTAATTGAAGCCAAAACTAAGGTGCTTTATAGCTgtaccacttttttttttaaatgaaaactgTGATtgtgataattttaattcaattttttttaatctttttacatTCAGTATGGAGTGACACCACTAAATCTTTCTGTTTGTCATTCAATTCGATCTGAGGACATGTCAATTGTGGAGACATTGCTCGAGAATAATGCAGACTGTGATGCAACAGATGAtgtatgaatttttatattctcaaataatgaatttatttctTGCTAAATGGCGGTAAATTAAGTAACTTTGGATGCAGGAGGGCCTAAATCCTGTAGATCATCTTTCAAAAATCCAAGAAAGTGGGAAGTTGCGTGATCTATTAGTCTCTCGTCAACAAGAGCAACGAAAGAAAAAGCTTCTTGAAGCATGCAAgaatcaaaaagaaaagatggCTGCCCTCGAAAAAGAGTTCACAAATATTGTGGGTCTGGATGAACTCAAGTTGCAACTTCGGAAATGGGCAAAGGGCATTCTTTTGAATGAGAGGCGCAAGGCCATTGGACTGGCAATCGGCACTGCTGGAAAACTTCCTCACATGGCTTTTCTAGGAAATCCCGGCACAGGTAAATTTGCTGCCTACTTCATCTTTACTTTATCAGTTAAAAATGCTGCTCGAAtactggattttttttttcatgttaaatAGGTAAGACTATGGTGGCTCGAGTCCTTGGAAGACTACTCCATAGTGTGGGACTTTTGGAAAGTGATAACGTAAAAGAAGTTCAACGGACAGATTTAGTTGGTGAATATGTTGGTGAGACTGGATATAAGACTAGGAAGAAGGTACACGACTTTGCTTTACattgtcaataaaattatgtcaatgcattttaagtatacaaaatgACACATATTTAAtacgtgttattatataattaaatgattttaaattaaacaaaaatgtaacatctaattatatgatcacatgtataaatgtatactcaaaatggacatacataatattgcttttatatattatatttcaaatcttAGAAACACACATTACAAAGATGTCTggtttatttaaagaaattaaaatttatgcaTAGATTGAAGAAGCCAAAGGAGGTATTCTTTTTGTTGATGAAGCATATCGACTAATGCCGGAGGACGGTAGTCCTTGTGACTTTGGAATTGAAGCCTTAGAAGAGATAATGTCTTGTATGGACGATGGAAAAGTTTTAGTCATATTTGCTGGATACAATGAAGCAATGCAACGTGTAATATCTTCTAATGAAGGTTTCAGCCGAAGGGTTACAaagatttttaagtttgaagatCTGAGTTGTGAAAATTTAGCTAATGTTCTCCATATCAAGATGAATAATCAAGCCAAGGATAGCTCGTTATATGGGTTTAAATTACATTCTTCTTGTAGTGTAGATGTCATAGCTGAGCTATTAAAAAGAGTAACAACAGAAAAGCAGCGTATGAAAATGAATGGAGGTTTAGTGGATATAATGTTGAATAATGCTAAGGGGAATCTGGATCTTAGGATCCATGATGATTGTGCAGAGAGAGATGAATTGCTTACTATCAAGTTAGAGGATTTGGAAGCAGCTGCTAAACTTTTACCCCTCTGTTAGGCTTCTGTATGCTATTTTGTTTTAAGGTTAtgcatttataattataatatttgagtaTTAATGATCAATGATGAGTTATTACatgattaaattatagtttaattttaataaaaaattatttaatcacatgttaaaatattattattgatactatttaaatttatactcattacaagtatacataataatatattattgctTTGCTTTGAAGTGTTTTAGCTATGTGTTAGtcaaatttttcatttcattttcaataactATATTAATTACTTGGGATGAAGAAATCTCAACTCTTTCTTTTCATTCCGGtatgtattattttgttttttttttttttttttgttttaacattTAAGAAGTTGTTACGTTGGAGGAATCAAATATTGGCATGAtggagaaaatttaattttcttatctgGAGGGTATGCTAAATCTTGGAACTTCAATTTCTCTACGGTATTTTGCATATTTGTGATGATGTCCTACATATACGTAGTTCAACggtgtgatattttttaattgaaaattccaTTCAAACACATAAGTATAATATCATaagaaatgatatattaaaaaagagtcaataacttaaaatttttttacttagatTGAGATACTGATTTATGGTATAAATTATAATCCATTGCAGAAAAACTGTTAACACGGGTATGCAAAATAACTACTTGTAACTTTCTATTTACCAACCGTTATGTTGTTTCTAATCAAAGATTGTAAAATTtaccgtaaaaaaaaaaaaaaagttggtgTAATTGGCCTTTCAAAAagtttgacaaaatttaaagtTGTAACAAGAAAtaggccaaaaggcttattctGACCTAAGTTTTAGTCTGTACCTAAATGCTTACCTACTaagttttataaacataaatatccATTTCTtaattgttaaagttaataaaatcaattaaatttaagggtttaattgtcatttaactaataatattaaaaaagtaaaattttatcttgttttcactaagtaatttt
It contains:
- the LOC123230327 gene encoding protein CfxQ homolog, producing the protein MENGHDKQTSGSEERRTIHDCAQLGDIDGFQKLLQDDPSLLNERNPFIFETPLHVSAFNNKTEIVKFLLEWKGDDKADMEGKNIYGETPLHLAAKNGCNEAARLLLAHGALIEAKTKYGVTPLNLSVCHSIRSEDMSIVETLLENNADCDATDDEGLNPVDHLSKIQESGKLRDLLVSRQQEQRKKKLLEACKNQKEKMAALEKEFTNIVGLDELKLQLRKWAKGILLNERRKAIGLAIGTAGKLPHMAFLGNPGTGKTMVARVLGRLLHSVGLLESDNVKEVQRTDLVGEYVGETGYKTRKKIEEAKGGILFVDEAYRLMPEDGSPCDFGIEALEEIMSCMDDGKVLVIFAGYNEAMQRVISSNEGFSRRVTKIFKFEDLSCENLANVLHIKMNNQAKDSSLYGFKLHSSCSVDVIAELLKRVTTEKQRMKMNGGLVDIMLNNAKGNLDLRIHDDCAERDELLTIKLEDLEAAAKLLPLC